In the Streptomyces sp. cg36 genome, one interval contains:
- a CDS encoding tRNA-binding protein yields the protein MTDAPSRAVDSTDIGAGIGFGIDGFLAADIRVGRVLRAEDFSRAPKPAYKLWIDFGELGTLQSSAQITDLYDLDDLPGRTVLAVVNLPPQQVAGFLSEALVLGVPDENGRNAALITPDHHVEPGSRLM from the coding sequence ATGACAGACGCTCCCAGCCGCGCCGTGGACAGCACCGACATCGGCGCGGGCATCGGCTTCGGCATCGACGGCTTTCTCGCCGCGGACATCCGCGTCGGCCGGGTGCTGCGGGCCGAGGACTTCTCCCGCGCGCCCAAGCCCGCGTACAAGCTGTGGATCGACTTCGGTGAGCTCGGCACCCTCCAGTCCAGCGCTCAGATCACCGACCTGTACGACCTCGACGACCTGCCCGGCCGCACCGTCCTCGCCGTCGTCAACCTCCCGCCCCAGCAGGTGGCCGGCTTCCTCTCCGAGGCCCTCGTCCTCGGCGTGCCCGACGAGAACGGCCGCAATGCCGCGCTGATCACCCCGGACCACCATGTGGAGCCCGGCTCGCGGCTGATGTGA
- a CDS encoding HEAT repeat domain-containing protein, producing MTITTQDADAYRVLRGLEDAEASVRLRAALAAGSAPQPRFVAALVRRCAVEPEFFVRDMLTWALTRHPAALTLPELVRAAGPGRAQARSQALHTLSKIGDRRAWPVITRELLCDADDEVARSAWRAAVLLVPEGEEPELADVLVTQLGRGGLETRLSLSRALVALGETVGPALRAATMGPDPRVRTHALATQRLLRDPDTGFEFAIEEAKRVVALGGPGQEGR from the coding sequence ATGACGATCACGACACAGGACGCCGACGCGTACCGGGTGCTGCGAGGACTGGAGGACGCGGAGGCGTCCGTACGGCTGCGGGCGGCCCTGGCGGCCGGTAGCGCGCCGCAGCCCCGCTTCGTCGCCGCCCTCGTCCGGCGGTGCGCGGTCGAGCCCGAGTTCTTCGTCCGCGACATGCTGACCTGGGCGCTCACCCGCCACCCCGCGGCGCTCACCCTGCCCGAGCTGGTCCGCGCGGCCGGGCCGGGGCGCGCACAGGCGCGGAGCCAGGCGCTGCACACGCTCTCCAAGATCGGTGACCGGCGGGCCTGGCCCGTGATCACCCGGGAGCTGCTGTGCGACGCCGACGACGAAGTGGCGCGGAGCGCCTGGCGGGCCGCGGTCCTGCTGGTGCCGGAGGGCGAGGAGCCGGAGCTGGCCGACGTGCTGGTGACACAGCTCGGGCGCGGCGGGCTGGAGACCCGGCTGAGCCTGAGCAGGGCGCTGGTCGCGCTGGGCGAAACCGTCGGGCCGGCCCTGCGGGCTGCGACGATGGGGCCCGACCCGCGCGTACGGACGCACGCGCTCGCCACCCAGCGGCTGCTGCGGGACCCGGACACCGGATTCGAGTTCGCCATCGAGGAGGCGAAGCGCGTCGTGGCCCTCGGCGGACCGGGTCAGGAGGGACGATAG
- a CDS encoding MerR family transcriptional regulator — protein sequence MLIGEVARRSGVSARMLRHYESLGLLRPSGRTGSGYREYAGADIRRIFQIESLRSLGLSLREIGRALDEPGFAPAALVGDLIRQTRERVAAETELLTRLQRIDAAEPDGWEDVLQVVALLQALTSKSAEARQRAALSSGEESAVPVEALVEAVLTEEDPLVAGALRWALARSADGAPALLAQGLAATSAAVRERAVRALAELPGDGATGALRDALAHPDAVVRGHAALALGTRGVAEAAPTLIGMIVAGRNDTDAADALSVLAHDAAAADRIAGGLVDRLADGGTGAPARGRLTQALAGIPGERASKALEELSRDGDRAVVLTASYLLRLRDTESAATTAVGRADPGERRATGRDEGCGRRPDGGGCGGAPRRG from the coding sequence GTGTTGATCGGTGAGGTGGCGCGGCGCTCCGGCGTCAGCGCCCGCATGCTCAGGCACTACGAGTCGCTCGGTCTGCTGCGCCCCTCGGGCCGTACGGGATCCGGATACCGGGAGTACGCCGGTGCGGACATCCGGCGGATCTTCCAGATCGAGAGCCTGCGCTCGCTCGGCCTCTCGCTGCGGGAGATCGGGCGCGCGCTCGACGAGCCCGGCTTCGCGCCCGCCGCGCTCGTCGGCGACCTCATCCGCCAGACGCGTGAACGGGTCGCGGCGGAGACCGAGTTGCTCACCCGGCTGCAGCGGATCGACGCGGCGGAACCCGATGGCTGGGAGGACGTGCTCCAGGTCGTCGCACTGCTCCAGGCGCTGACGTCCAAGAGCGCCGAGGCCCGCCAGCGCGCGGCGCTCTCCTCGGGCGAGGAGAGCGCGGTGCCGGTGGAGGCGCTGGTGGAGGCGGTGCTGACCGAGGAGGACCCGCTGGTCGCCGGGGCCCTCCGCTGGGCGCTGGCGCGCTCGGCCGACGGCGCCCCCGCGCTGCTCGCGCAGGGCCTCGCGGCAACGTCGGCCGCCGTACGGGAACGAGCCGTGCGCGCGCTGGCCGAACTGCCCGGCGACGGGGCGACGGGGGCGCTGCGCGACGCGCTCGCGCACCCCGACGCCGTCGTCCGTGGCCACGCGGCCCTGGCGCTCGGGACCCGCGGCGTGGCCGAGGCGGCCCCGACGCTCATCGGCATGATCGTGGCGGGACGGAACGACACCGACGCGGCCGACGCCCTGAGCGTGCTCGCGCACGACGCCGCGGCGGCGGACCGGATCGCGGGCGGGCTGGTGGACCGCCTCGCCGACGGCGGCACGGGGGCGCCCGCGCGGGGGCGGCTCACCCAGGCCCTGGCGGGCATCCCTGGTGAGCGGGCGTCGAAGGCCCTGGAGGAGCTGTCCCGGGACGGGGACCGGGCCGTCGTGCTGACCGCGTCCTATCTGCTGCGGCTGCGCGACACGGAGTCGGCCGCCACCACCGCTGTCGGCCGGGCGGACCCGGGGGAGCGGCGTGCGACCGGCCGGGACGAGGGGTGCGGTCGGCGTCCGGACGGTGGCGGCTGCGGAGGTGCGCCCCGCCGGGGGTGA